A genomic segment from Corythoichthys intestinalis isolate RoL2023-P3 chromosome 2, ASM3026506v1, whole genome shotgun sequence encodes:
- the LOC130911175 gene encoding calsequestrin-2-like isoform X1, with protein MQEIHLLCTLLLCFILLCAAEEGLEFPNFDGKDRVLDITERSYKKALRRFDLLCLFYHEPVPANKGLQKRFQMTELVLELTAQVLENKEIGFGMVDAHKDAKVAKKLGLEEVGSLYVFKDDRVIEFDGELSADTLVEFLLDVLEDPVEIISNAMELRAFERIEEDIRLIGYFKGEDLYYKAFQEASERFQPYIKFFATFDKSVAKHLSLKMNEVNFYEPFMEEPVVLPGRPLLEMDIVDFVNQHRRATLRKLRAENMFETWEDDMDGIHIVAFAEEEDPDGYEFLEILKDVARDNTNNPDLSIVWIDPDDFPLLTTYWEKTFNLDLFRPQIGVVNVTDADSVWLDMSNDEDLPTAEELEDWIEDVLSGRVNTEDDDNFEDLPEDFDGDSMEDGDESPDQYDDELDD; from the exons ATGCAGGAAATACATCTGCTCTGCACCCTCCTTCTCTGTTTCATTTTGCTTTGCGCTGCAGAGGAAGGTCTAGAATTCCCCAACTTTGACGGCAAGGACCGAGTGTTGGATATCACAGAGCGCAGCTACAAGAAGGCTCTGAGGAGATTTGACCTTCTGTGTCTGTTCTACCATGAGCCTGTTCCTGCCAACAAGGGCCTGCAGAAGCGCTTCCAGATGACAGAACTGGTCTTGGAG CTGACTGCTCAGGtgctggaaaacaaagaaattggTTTTGGGATGGTGGATGCTCACAAGGATGCCAAAGTAGCCAAGAAGTTGG GCCTAGAAGAAGTGGGCAGTCTGTATGTGTTCAAGGACGATCGCGTCATTGAGTTCGATGGAGAACTCTCAGCAGACACTCTTGTGGAGTTCCTCTTGGAC GTGCTGGAGGACCCAGTGGAAATAATAAGCAACGCAATGGAGCTCCGAGCCTTTGAAAGGATAGAGGAAGACATTCGTCTCATTGGTTACTTCAAAGGAGAGGATTTAT ACTACAAAGCATTCCAGGAAGCATCCGAACGTTTTCAACCTTACATCAAGTTCTTCGCCACGTTTGACAAATCT GTGGCTAAACATCTCTCCCTTAAGATGAACGAGGTGAATTTCTATGAGCCATTCATGGAAGAGCCCGTCGTCCTGCCTGGCAGACCTCTCCTCGAGATGGACATTGTGGACTTTGTCAATCAACACAGGAG GGCCACTTTGAGGAAGCTCCGGGCGGAGAACATGTTTGAGACATGG GAGGACGACATGGACGGAATCCATATTGTTGCATTTGCCGAAGAGGAGGATCCAG ATGGCTACGAGTTTCTAGAGATTTTAAAAGATGTGGCTAGAGACAACACCAACAACCCAGATCTTAGCATTGTCTGGATTGACCCCGATGACTTCCCTCTG CTCACCACTTACTGGGAAAAGACCTTCAATTTGGATTTGTTCAGGCCTCAGATTGGTGTGGTCAACGTCACAGAT GCAGACAGCGTGTGGCTCGACATGTCCAATGACGAGGACCTGCCCACAGCCGAGGAATTGGAGGACTGGATCGAGGATGTCCTGTCCGGCAGAGTTAACACGGAAGATGACGACAACTTTGAAGACCTCCCTGAGGACTTTGATGGAGACTCAATGGAAGATGGCGATGAAAGCCCTGACCAATACGATGATGAGCTTGATGACTGA
- the LOC130911175 gene encoding calsequestrin-2-like isoform X2, producing the protein MTELVLELTAQVLENKEIGFGMVDAHKDAKVAKKLGLEEVGSLYVFKDDRVIEFDGELSADTLVEFLLDVLEDPVEIISNAMELRAFERIEEDIRLIGYFKGEDLYYKAFQEASERFQPYIKFFATFDKSVAKHLSLKMNEVNFYEPFMEEPVVLPGRPLLEMDIVDFVNQHRRATLRKLRAENMFETWEDDMDGIHIVAFAEEEDPDGYEFLEILKDVARDNTNNPDLSIVWIDPDDFPLLTTYWEKTFNLDLFRPQIGVVNVTDADSVWLDMSNDEDLPTAEELEDWIEDVLSGRVNTEDDDNFEDLPEDFDGDSMEDGDESPDQYDDELDD; encoded by the exons ATGACAGAACTGGTCTTGGAG CTGACTGCTCAGGtgctggaaaacaaagaaattggTTTTGGGATGGTGGATGCTCACAAGGATGCCAAAGTAGCCAAGAAGTTGG GCCTAGAAGAAGTGGGCAGTCTGTATGTGTTCAAGGACGATCGCGTCATTGAGTTCGATGGAGAACTCTCAGCAGACACTCTTGTGGAGTTCCTCTTGGAC GTGCTGGAGGACCCAGTGGAAATAATAAGCAACGCAATGGAGCTCCGAGCCTTTGAAAGGATAGAGGAAGACATTCGTCTCATTGGTTACTTCAAAGGAGAGGATTTAT ACTACAAAGCATTCCAGGAAGCATCCGAACGTTTTCAACCTTACATCAAGTTCTTCGCCACGTTTGACAAATCT GTGGCTAAACATCTCTCCCTTAAGATGAACGAGGTGAATTTCTATGAGCCATTCATGGAAGAGCCCGTCGTCCTGCCTGGCAGACCTCTCCTCGAGATGGACATTGTGGACTTTGTCAATCAACACAGGAG GGCCACTTTGAGGAAGCTCCGGGCGGAGAACATGTTTGAGACATGG GAGGACGACATGGACGGAATCCATATTGTTGCATTTGCCGAAGAGGAGGATCCAG ATGGCTACGAGTTTCTAGAGATTTTAAAAGATGTGGCTAGAGACAACACCAACAACCCAGATCTTAGCATTGTCTGGATTGACCCCGATGACTTCCCTCTG CTCACCACTTACTGGGAAAAGACCTTCAATTTGGATTTGTTCAGGCCTCAGATTGGTGTGGTCAACGTCACAGAT GCAGACAGCGTGTGGCTCGACATGTCCAATGACGAGGACCTGCCCACAGCCGAGGAATTGGAGGACTGGATCGAGGATGTCCTGTCCGGCAGAGTTAACACGGAAGATGACGACAACTTTGAAGACCTCCCTGAGGACTTTGATGGAGACTCAATGGAAGATGGCGATGAAAGCCCTGACCAATACGATGATGAGCTTGATGACTGA
- the poglut1 gene encoding protein O-glucosyltransferase 1 isoform X1, with the protein MEHPKLWCLVFALQVCILSSLCESSKQTIKDTISKAVRVHTPCNSANCSCHLKVLQQDLSPFHGGITEDFMASTVQRGVGTHYQIIGHKLYREHNCMFPARCSGVEHFILEVIDRLPDLEMVVNVRDYPQMPNWVQPTLPVLSFSKTSDYQDIMYPAWTFWEGGPAVWPIYPTGLGRWDLMRQDLKKCAALWPWQKKESKGFFRGSRTSPERDPLILLSREMPELVDAEYTKNQAWKSEKDTLGRPPAKEIPLVDHCKYKYLFNFRGVAASFRFKHLFLCGSLVFHVGDEWQEFYYPQLKPWVHYVPVKQDLSDVRELLQFVKDNDAIAQEIAIRGMAFILEHLQMKDVSCYWERLLTDFSQLLTYQPKRRKNYSQIMQKPSKTEL; encoded by the exons ATGGAGCACCCCAAACTGTGGTGCCTTGTGTTTGCGTTGCAAGTCTGCATTTTGTCATCGCTTTGTGAATCAA GCAAACAAACGATAAAGGACACTATATCCAAGGCTGTTCGAGTACATACTCCATGTAACTCGGCCAACTGTAGTTGCCATCTAAA GGTCTTGCAGCAAGACTTGAGTCCCTTTCATGGAGGAATCACAGAAGATTTCATGGCATCGACAGTCCAAAGAGGGGTGGGCACCCACTACCAGATCATTGGGCATAAACTGTATAGGGAACATAACTGCATGTTCCCAGCAAG GTGTAGTGGGGTTGAGCATTTTATATTGGAGGTTATTGACAGATTACCTGACTTGGAGATGGTGGTAAATGTCAGAGATTATCCTCAAATGCCAAACTGGGTGCAGCCAACCTTGCCCGTCCTCTCTTTTAGTAAG ACTTCAGACTACCAAGACATCATGTACCCAGCGTGGACATTCTGGGAGGGAGGTCCTGCTGTGTGGCCCATATATCCCACTGGATTAGGAAGATGGGATTTAATGAGGCAAGACCTCAAAAA ATGTGCAGCTCTGTGGCCATGGCAGAAGAAAGAGTCCAAAGGATTCTTCAGAGGTTCTAG GACAAGTCCGGAACGTGACCCTCTTATCCTCCTTTCCCGGGAAATGCCAGAGTTGGTGGATGCAGAATACACAAAGAACCAAGCCTGGAAGTCTGAAAAG GACACTCTCGGAAGACCACCAGCTAAAGAAATCCCACTAGTTGACCACTGCAAATACAA atatttattcaacttccgGGGAGTGGCAGCCAGCTTTCGTTTCAAACATTTGTTTCTTTGTGGTTCGCTGGTTTTTCACGTGGGGGACGAATGGCAAGAGTTTTACTACCCACAGCTCAAGCCCTGGGTCCACTATGTTCCGGTGAAGCAGGATCTCTCTGATGTCAG AGAACTGCTACAGTTTGTCAAAGACAATGATGCCAttgcacaagaaattgctatcaG AGGTATGGCGTTTATCCTGGAGCACCTGCAAATGAAAGATGTTTCGTGTTACTGGGAGCGACTCCTCACAGACTTTAGTCAGCTTCTCACCTACCAACCTAAACGACGGAAAAACTACAGTCAGATAATGCAGAAGCCCAGCAAGACTGAGCTATAA
- the poglut1 gene encoding protein O-glucosyltransferase 1 isoform X2 — MASTVQRGVGTHYQIIGHKLYREHNCMFPARCSGVEHFILEVIDRLPDLEMVVNVRDYPQMPNWVQPTLPVLSFSKTSDYQDIMYPAWTFWEGGPAVWPIYPTGLGRWDLMRQDLKKCAALWPWQKKESKGFFRGSRTSPERDPLILLSREMPELVDAEYTKNQAWKSEKDTLGRPPAKEIPLVDHCKYKYLFNFRGVAASFRFKHLFLCGSLVFHVGDEWQEFYYPQLKPWVHYVPVKQDLSDVRELLQFVKDNDAIAQEIAIRGMAFILEHLQMKDVSCYWERLLTDFSQLLTYQPKRRKNYSQIMQKPSKTEL; from the exons ATGGCATCGACAGTCCAAAGAGGGGTGGGCACCCACTACCAGATCATTGGGCATAAACTGTATAGGGAACATAACTGCATGTTCCCAGCAAG GTGTAGTGGGGTTGAGCATTTTATATTGGAGGTTATTGACAGATTACCTGACTTGGAGATGGTGGTAAATGTCAGAGATTATCCTCAAATGCCAAACTGGGTGCAGCCAACCTTGCCCGTCCTCTCTTTTAGTAAG ACTTCAGACTACCAAGACATCATGTACCCAGCGTGGACATTCTGGGAGGGAGGTCCTGCTGTGTGGCCCATATATCCCACTGGATTAGGAAGATGGGATTTAATGAGGCAAGACCTCAAAAA ATGTGCAGCTCTGTGGCCATGGCAGAAGAAAGAGTCCAAAGGATTCTTCAGAGGTTCTAG GACAAGTCCGGAACGTGACCCTCTTATCCTCCTTTCCCGGGAAATGCCAGAGTTGGTGGATGCAGAATACACAAAGAACCAAGCCTGGAAGTCTGAAAAG GACACTCTCGGAAGACCACCAGCTAAAGAAATCCCACTAGTTGACCACTGCAAATACAA atatttattcaacttccgGGGAGTGGCAGCCAGCTTTCGTTTCAAACATTTGTTTCTTTGTGGTTCGCTGGTTTTTCACGTGGGGGACGAATGGCAAGAGTTTTACTACCCACAGCTCAAGCCCTGGGTCCACTATGTTCCGGTGAAGCAGGATCTCTCTGATGTCAG AGAACTGCTACAGTTTGTCAAAGACAATGATGCCAttgcacaagaaattgctatcaG AGGTATGGCGTTTATCCTGGAGCACCTGCAAATGAAAGATGTTTCGTGTTACTGGGAGCGACTCCTCACAGACTTTAGTCAGCTTCTCACCTACCAACCTAAACGACGGAAAAACTACAGTCAGATAATGCAGAAGCCCAGCAAGACTGAGCTATAA